The following are from one region of the Methanospirillum hungatei genome:
- a CDS encoding efflux RND transporter permease subunit produces the protein MRSIFESISSLIVNKPKIVFGVLFLVFITSVIGMSMLTMQTGNDTYLDKNTPKGIAFSHYEDTFSQDTLVILIESNDPLSPDVIKYLDQISRPLQNLQYISSVSSIADLVKQANDGEIPRSSGEIKKLKESIPSEVLERYIPSNLLTMMMIKLDVGMTEQKQKSVMNNVRSFLDSTSPPPGVTVTLTGNPVFQQEMGDELSKSMGTLIMGAMVLMVIVLGLLFAYVSHRFIPVLIVAIGLILTFGIMGLFGVSINTAVIAAFPVLIGLGIDYAIQFHARLEEEARKGSLADAVRMTITRTGPAVMFAMLATTMGFIAMFISPVPMIRSFGLVAIIGVVVCYFTSLIGIPLIAVLIKYKPKGKIGEEKPTKADMVLSKTAVAIAKNPVPILMIAVLFAFIGLQVDSTIPISTSERTFVPSDMPAKISMDKVSRTIGSTTPVPVLIAGDNVLSPDVLKWIESYQQNELKLYMEITGSTSIVDYIKIYNNGTIPSTQFEIEEVITKIPEGIRNEFVNGRTETVIEFSTKRLEMPQQDELKTQMNNDLILLTPPPGIKASITGSFDLFTTLISDIAESKEQMTLLGFVLIVAFLALIYRKIHAVTPIVPIVCIVGWNAVAMLILNIDYTPMTACLGSMTIGVAAEYTILIMERYLEERETAASTIDAIRESVRKIGSAIMVSGFATFFGFSALMLSNFNMISNFGLTTVIAVLFSLIGAVAIMPAVLSVLDELIHDVHDIEDRVLHHPHKE, from the coding sequence ATGCGTTCCATTTTTGAAAGTATCTCCAGTCTGATTGTAAATAAACCAAAAATTGTTTTTGGCGTTCTTTTTCTGGTTTTTATTACCTCTGTAATAGGCATGTCAATGCTTACAATGCAGACTGGAAATGATACATATCTTGATAAAAACACCCCGAAAGGGATTGCATTTTCTCATTATGAAGATACATTCAGCCAGGATACCCTGGTCATTCTTATTGAAAGTAATGATCCGTTAAGTCCGGATGTTATCAAATATTTAGATCAAATCTCCAGGCCTCTCCAAAATCTGCAATATATCTCCTCAGTATCAAGTATTGCAGATCTTGTTAAACAAGCAAATGATGGAGAAATACCTCGTTCTTCTGGAGAGATTAAAAAGTTAAAAGAATCGATTCCTTCTGAAGTATTAGAAAGATACATTCCTTCAAACCTGCTGACCATGATGATGATTAAGCTGGATGTGGGAATGACAGAACAAAAACAAAAGAGTGTCATGAATAATGTTCGCTCTTTTCTAGATAGTACCTCACCTCCACCAGGAGTTACTGTTACTTTAACCGGAAATCCAGTATTCCAGCAGGAAATGGGTGATGAACTGAGTAAATCCATGGGAACCCTGATTATGGGAGCTATGGTTCTCATGGTTATCGTTCTTGGACTTCTCTTTGCATATGTCAGTCATCGGTTTATTCCTGTTCTTATTGTAGCCATTGGTCTTATTCTTACCTTCGGGATAATGGGGCTATTTGGAGTAAGTATAAATACCGCGGTAATAGCTGCATTTCCTGTGTTGATTGGACTTGGTATCGATTACGCTATTCAATTTCATGCAAGACTTGAGGAAGAGGCTAGGAAAGGATCACTTGCTGATGCTGTCAGGATGACAATAACAAGAACCGGACCTGCGGTAATGTTTGCAATGCTCGCAACTACTATGGGTTTTATTGCAATGTTCATATCTCCTGTTCCCATGATACGATCTTTTGGTCTGGTTGCGATAATAGGAGTTGTCGTCTGTTATTTCACTTCACTCATAGGAATTCCCCTGATTGCAGTATTAATTAAATATAAACCAAAAGGAAAAATTGGCGAAGAAAAACCAACCAAAGCAGATATGGTTCTTTCAAAAACTGCTGTTGCAATAGCAAAAAATCCGGTTCCTATTTTGATGATAGCGGTACTTTTTGCATTTATCGGTCTGCAGGTTGATTCAACAATACCTATTTCAACAAGTGAACGGACTTTTGTTCCTTCTGACATGCCGGCAAAAATATCGATGGACAAAGTAAGCAGAACTATTGGATCTACTACTCCTGTTCCTGTCCTAATTGCCGGTGATAATGTTCTCTCTCCTGATGTGCTCAAATGGATAGAATCGTATCAACAAAATGAATTAAAATTGTATATGGAAATTACTGGTTCAACCAGTATTGTCGATTATATCAAAATTTATAATAATGGAACAATTCCATCTACCCAATTTGAGATAGAAGAAGTCATCACAAAAATACCGGAAGGTATTAGAAATGAGTTTGTAAACGGACGGACAGAAACAGTCATCGAATTTTCTACAAAACGTCTTGAAATGCCACAACAGGATGAATTAAAGACACAGATGAATAATGATCTGATTCTGCTTACCCCACCTCCGGGAATAAAGGCTTCAATTACCGGAAGTTTTGATCTATTTACCACGCTGATTTCAGATATTGCGGAAAGCAAAGAACAGATGACTTTGCTTGGATTTGTTCTTATCGTTGCATTCCTTGCTCTCATTTATCGAAAAATTCATGCCGTCACTCCCATCGTTCCTATCGTCTGTATTGTTGGTTGGAATGCTGTTGCAATGCTCATTCTTAATATCGATTATACACCAATGACTGCCTGTCTTGGATCAATGACTATCGGAGTAGCTGCTGAATATACAATCCTTATCATGGAGCGATATTTAGAAGAGCGGGAGACTGCTGCAAGTACTATTGATGCCATCAGGGAAAGTGTACGAAAAATCGGGTCAGCCATCATGGTATCAGGATTTGCAACGTTCTTTGGATTTTCAGCACTCATGTTGTCAAATTTTAATATGATCAGTAATTTTGGTCTGACAACTGTTATTGCGGTATTGTTCTCTTTAATCGGAGCTGTTGCAATCATGCCTGCAGTATTATCTGTTCTTGATGAATTGATTCACGATGTTCATGATATAGAAGATCGGGTTCTTCATCATCCTCATAAAGAATAA
- a CDS encoding DUF4013 domain-containing protein, with protein MDYKNALLDAAQFTHDTVWGYWKRWFILAVWTIIFPLLGGYVMDIFRGNSVPPDCNDWVRRFIDGIKYLVAGLIYSIPVIIVLVITFIPVFMEFINQVTSETTELNFDAFLPLLMPVIGGVIVAIILGIIVTLLFTIGIIRMARTNRFLEVFNFSEILKTIGKIGWGTYIIALIIIYVISFILGMLINLIIEAPYIGIIIALFLWPLVTIFESRYFTLLYEESGE; from the coding sequence ATGGATTATAAAAATGCACTGTTAGATGCAGCACAATTTACCCATGATACAGTATGGGGTTATTGGAAGCGTTGGTTTATTCTTGCTGTCTGGACAATAATTTTTCCTCTTCTTGGAGGGTATGTTATGGACATATTCCGGGGAAATTCTGTCCCTCCAGATTGTAACGACTGGGTCAGACGGTTTATAGATGGAATCAAGTACCTCGTTGCAGGACTCATATACTCAATTCCGGTGATCATTGTCCTTGTCATTACCTTTATCCCGGTTTTTATGGAATTTATCAATCAGGTAACTTCTGAAACTACTGAATTGAATTTTGATGCTTTTCTCCCACTCCTGATGCCGGTCATCGGAGGAGTAATCGTAGCAATCATCCTTGGGATTATTGTTACCCTGTTATTTACTATCGGTATCATCAGAATGGCACGAACGAACCGGTTTTTAGAGGTCTTCAATTTCAGTGAGATTTTAAAGACAATTGGAAAGATCGGATGGGGAACCTACATCATTGCCCTAATTATCATCTACGTTATCTCCTTTATCCTGGGGATGCTCATCAATCTGATAATAGAAGCTCCGTACATTGGCATTATCATTGCATTATTCCTCTGGCCTTTAGTCACCATTTTTGAATCCCGATACTTTACCCTGTTGTATGAAGAATCAGGGGAATAA
- a CDS encoding PadR family transcriptional regulator, producing MNAQFKKGILDMCVMALLGLRDRYGYELVHEISERFEISEGSIYPLLRRLLTEGYVTTYLQESDEGPARKYYSLTKHGIIARDELIRDWNEFSAAVSDLIGEMTNAEK from the coding sequence ATGAACGCGCAATTCAAGAAAGGTATTTTGGATATGTGTGTCATGGCGTTGCTTGGTCTACGGGACCGGTATGGATATGAACTGGTTCATGAAATTTCTGAACGGTTTGAGATATCAGAAGGAAGTATCTATCCACTTCTTCGTCGTCTCTTAACAGAAGGATATGTCACCACATATCTCCAGGAATCGGATGAAGGACCTGCAAGAAAGTACTATTCACTTACAAAGCACGGAATTATAGCCCGTGATGAATTAATTCGGGATTGGAATGAATTTTCGGCTGCAGTAAGCGATCTCATCGGAGAAATGACCAATGCAGAAAAATGA
- a CDS encoding DUF1700 domain-containing protein gives MQKNEYLSKLDLSLSGISESERKDILADYVEHFEMGVLDGRTEEEISESLGDPRSIGKEYTAVSLVKKAENSPSAGGLGRAILATIGLGLFNLIVVLIPFICIITILAVLLVIGFSFCCAGPILTGGAVLEMLGIVTGILFFSVHAAIFLGIGLTCLGLLIIIGEFWLARLLYRIGIIYLKWNIAVIHGSESI, from the coding sequence ATGCAGAAAAATGAATATTTGAGTAAATTAGATTTATCATTATCAGGAATTTCAGAATCTGAAAGAAAGGACATACTTGCAGATTATGTAGAACATTTTGAAATGGGTGTTCTGGATGGTAGAACTGAAGAAGAAATATCTGAATCATTAGGAGATCCCCGGAGTATTGGGAAAGAGTATACCGCGGTATCCCTGGTTAAAAAGGCTGAAAATTCTCCGTCAGCTGGTGGTCTTGGAAGAGCAATACTTGCAACTATTGGTCTTGGACTTTTTAATTTGATAGTTGTACTCATTCCTTTTATTTGTATAATCACAATTCTTGCTGTATTATTAGTTATCGGGTTTTCTTTTTGCTGTGCAGGACCGATTCTCACAGGAGGAGCAGTCCTGGAAATGCTTGGAATTGTCACAGGTATACTCTTTTTCTCAGTACATGCAGCTATATTTTTGGGCATTGGACTCACCTGTCTGGGATTATTAATCATAATCGGAGAATTCTGGCTGGCACGTCTTTTGTATCGTATAGGTATTATATATCTGAAATGGAATATCGCGGTCATTCATGGGAGTGAAAGCATATGA
- a CDS encoding toast rack family protein: MILSFGIGGVLLVLETDKNYSNRDGYSEFVIPSQGVEKARINLAIETGTVNISGQSMDDILYGKVHVDTKRYLPHLTHSETNGTVNIAIDRPSDLFHNIIGGEESWEFQLQNQTPISLILSIATGDIRLQPGNAQISEMVLECGAGSVFLDLQDYMGDTLPVRIDNGAGEITVLFPEKSHVSVALERALGNLVMSGFTGNEHGYYHETDDPNAPAIHVTISQGIGDLTLKTI, translated from the coding sequence ATGATACTGAGCTTTGGGATAGGTGGAGTGCTTTTGGTTCTTGAGACAGATAAAAACTATTCCAACCGTGATGGATATTCAGAATTTGTTATTCCCTCTCAGGGAGTTGAGAAAGCCAGGATTAATCTTGCTATAGAAACTGGAACCGTCAATATTTCCGGGCAATCGATGGATGATATACTCTATGGGAAGGTGCATGTCGATACGAAACGTTATCTCCCTCACCTTACTCATTCAGAAACTAATGGAACGGTTAACATAGCTATTGATCGTCCATCAGATCTTTTTCATAATATCATCGGTGGAGAAGAAAGCTGGGAATTTCAGCTTCAAAATCAGACCCCGATAAGTCTTATCCTTTCCATTGCAACAGGGGACATTCGATTACAACCCGGTAATGCACAAATTTCAGAAATGGTTCTTGAATGTGGTGCCGGATCTGTTTTTCTTGATTTGCAGGATTATATGGGAGACACTCTTCCGGTACGGATTGATAATGGAGCTGGAGAAATTACAGTTCTGTTTCCAGAAAAATCTCATGTTTCAGTAGCACTTGAAAGAGCTCTTGGAAATCTAGTAATGTCGGGATTTACAGGAAATGAACATGGATATTATCACGAAACTGATGATCCAAATGCACCTGCCATACATGTGACTATTTCACAAGGAATTGGAGATTTAACCTTAAAAACTATCTAA
- a CDS encoding COG1361 S-layer family protein, translated as MNKSKEFKKIGRRFLIGAIFLFIIACILPFSSAAPQVSVIVSDYKVSPAVLLPGEEGTLTITLKSIASGTTTSSVSYGLDVSQTTSSITPYIDSVILKSKDFDILGGDSKFEGNIGPDQAVPITFLIRAPQKSGMYFPEVWIRVRDGQSLKYPVPVNVNTQISVLRTPSLGLENTFPEPVKPGTKIEGTITISNEGSTQADNIRVFVNGTPPMAIPAGISSFMIDRLSSGMSKEKNLSILIDKNTPTGIIEIPVRMTYALLDGSIIEDAGSIGLDVRGESEISITSVETTPSRVKPGEPFDLIIRVQNTGTGEAKSVSATVDLPIQGAKEAFIGRIKSGNDAPATFVLEGTEAGEYSYHTTITYVDDWGTHTLDKDLVLTVANGEDSSGLMILILILLIAGAGGFYYMRRKNEDN; from the coding sequence ATGAATAAAAGTAAAGAATTCAAGAAAATAGGAAGACGATTTTTAATCGGAGCGATTTTCCTATTTATCATCGCATGTATTCTTCCCTTTTCATCAGCCGCACCGCAGGTATCAGTAATCGTGAGTGATTACAAGGTCTCTCCTGCTGTGCTTCTTCCAGGAGAAGAAGGAACACTGACTATTACCTTAAAAAGTATTGCTTCAGGGACAACGACAAGCTCTGTATCGTATGGACTGGATGTCAGCCAGACGACATCCAGTATTACTCCATATATTGACAGTGTGATTTTAAAATCCAAAGATTTTGATATTCTTGGAGGAGATTCTAAATTTGAAGGAAATATTGGACCCGATCAGGCTGTTCCGATTACATTCCTGATTCGTGCACCACAAAAAAGCGGCATGTATTTTCCAGAAGTATGGATACGAGTCCGTGATGGTCAAAGTCTGAAATATCCGGTTCCAGTCAATGTAAACACACAAATATCTGTATTAAGGACTCCTTCTCTTGGACTTGAGAATACTTTTCCAGAACCAGTAAAACCTGGAACAAAAATTGAAGGAACAATTACAATTTCAAATGAAGGATCTACTCAGGCTGATAATATTCGGGTTTTTGTAAATGGCACTCCACCGATGGCGATACCTGCTGGTATTAGTTCTTTTATGATAGATCGTCTTTCTTCAGGTATGTCAAAAGAAAAGAATCTCTCAATACTTATAGATAAAAACACTCCAACCGGAATTATAGAAATACCTGTCAGGATGACCTATGCTCTTCTTGATGGCAGCATCATAGAGGATGCCGGATCTATTGGTCTGGATGTCAGAGGTGAATCAGAGATCAGTATAACATCAGTTGAAACCACACCATCCAGAGTAAAACCTGGAGAACCTTTTGATCTTATTATCCGGGTTCAAAATACCGGAACTGGAGAAGCAAAATCTGTCAGTGCCACAGTAGATCTCCCGATACAGGGTGCAAAAGAGGCTTTTATCGGACGCATTAAATCAGGAAATGATGCCCCTGCAACCTTTGTTCTTGAAGGAACCGAAGCAGGAGAGTACTCCTATCATACGACAATCACGTATGTTGATGACTGGGGTACTCATACTCTGGACAAAGACCTAGTGTTGACTGTTGCAAATGGAGAGGATTCATCTGGTCTTATGATTTTGATTCTCATTCTTCTCATAGCCGGTGCAGGCGGATTCTATTATATGAGGCGTAAAAACGAGGATAACTGA
- a CDS encoding ABC transporter permease, which translates to MLLDLKVSFFLAVRGILRGSRGSLYLTVLIIAMVFTNMIFMPSIILGFIKVAEDQIITYQTGNILITPHEDERYIEDVNGLLEKVNRIPGVLRASPHYGTGVTLRYKGNTLGSTVVAIRPDDERLVTDVYQKMLDGHYLADGERDEIIIGIQTSGHKDESLDMGATLGYLKAGDPLTVEYTNGVTKVYHVKGIIETGSYYADQGAYITWDELESVYGKKVDYATDVIIKTDPDAYEPDVKTQIYRFGVREKVQTWQDILEEAMGRAVQNFAMLNSITIIVSLIIAIVVLFIVIMIKTLNSKRQIGVLKALGVEKNIIIHNYVFQVLILTTLGVIVGTTLVETMVAILTLYPFQFPDGEVTPVVATSDLINNTIMLYIASFIAGYIPAWRVASEDILTAMRS; encoded by the coding sequence ATGCTTCTTGACCTCAAGGTTTCATTTTTTTTAGCAGTACGAGGAATTCTTCGGGGAAGTAGGGGGAGCCTTTATCTTACGGTTTTGATCATCGCGATGGTCTTTACCAATATGATCTTCATGCCCTCTATTATCCTCGGATTCATCAAGGTAGCCGAAGATCAGATTATCACCTATCAGACTGGTAATATCCTGATCACTCCACATGAGGATGAACGATATATTGAAGACGTAAACGGGCTGCTTGAGAAGGTAAATCGCATCCCTGGTGTATTACGGGCCTCTCCTCATTATGGAACCGGAGTAACACTCCGGTATAAAGGCAATACCCTTGGTTCTACTGTTGTTGCCATCCGACCAGACGATGAGCGATTGGTAACTGATGTATATCAGAAGATGTTAGATGGACATTATCTTGCTGATGGAGAGCGTGATGAGATAATTATTGGTATTCAGACATCAGGGCATAAAGATGAAAGCCTTGATATGGGAGCGACTCTGGGTTACCTGAAAGCTGGAGATCCTCTTACAGTAGAATATACCAATGGAGTAACTAAGGTCTATCATGTAAAAGGTATCATTGAGACCGGCTCATATTATGCTGATCAGGGGGCTTATATCACCTGGGATGAACTGGAATCTGTATATGGTAAAAAAGTTGATTATGCTACTGATGTTATCATAAAAACTGATCCTGATGCATATGAACCAGATGTAAAAACCCAGATTTATCGATTTGGTGTCCGGGAAAAAGTGCAGACCTGGCAGGATATACTGGAAGAAGCAATGGGCCGGGCGGTTCAGAACTTTGCCATGCTGAATTCAATTACTATTATTGTTTCACTTATTATTGCTATTGTTGTTTTATTCATTGTTATTATGATTAAAACTTTAAACAGTAAAAGACAAATTGGTGTTTTAAAAGCCCTTGGTGTAGAAAAAAATATTATTATTCATAATTATGTTTTCCAAGTTCTCATCCTTACTACTCTTGGAGTTATTGTCGGAACCACCCTGGTTGAAACTATGGTTGCGATACTCACTTTGTATCCATTCCAATTTCCCGATGGAGAAGTTACACCTGTCGTTGCAACTTCAGATTTAATCAATAATACTATCATGCTTTATATAGCTTCATTTATTGCCGGCTATATTCCTGCATGGAGGGTGGCGTCAGAAGATATCCTGACTGCAATGAGGAGCTAA
- a CDS encoding ABC transporter ATP-binding protein: MIVAENLTRTYEMGKVTVHALQGVSLTILKGEFVGIMGASGSGKSTLLHLLGLLDKPTEGKILLGGIDVKTLNDRQRTRFRLKRLGYVFQDYALVPELTVEENVYLTSMIRGTSKEEYQRQTLQILDRIGLSDRLTHKHNELSGGQQQRVAIARAMVNKPEILFADEPCANLDSESSRNVLDLFKQINKEMSQTIVMVSHEDWHMEYFDRVIILRDGKIVSDGPPPDEILERACKYGV, encoded by the coding sequence ATGATAGTTGCTGAAAACCTGACCCGGACATATGAGATGGGAAAAGTTACCGTTCATGCTTTGCAGGGAGTTTCTCTTACTATTCTGAAAGGTGAATTTGTCGGTATCATGGGTGCAAGTGGTTCAGGAAAATCTACATTACTCCATCTTCTTGGACTTTTAGATAAACCAACCGAAGGAAAGATACTCCTTGGTGGTATTGATGTAAAAACATTGAATGACCGGCAACGGACCAGGTTCAGACTGAAACGACTTGGTTATGTTTTCCAGGATTATGCTCTGGTTCCAGAATTAACTGTGGAAGAAAATGTGTACCTGACCTCGATGATCCGAGGGACATCAAAAGAGGAATATCAGAGACAGACATTACAAATCCTTGATCGGATAGGTCTTTCTGATCGTCTGACTCATAAGCATAATGAATTATCGGGAGGACAGCAACAGCGGGTTGCTATTGCACGGGCCATGGTAAATAAACCGGAAATCCTCTTTGCAGATGAGCCATGTGCAAATCTAGATTCTGAAAGTTCACGAAATGTTTTGGATTTATTTAAACAAATTAACAAAGAGATGTCCCAGACTATCGTGATGGTTTCTCATGAGGACTGGCACATGGAATATTTTGACCGGGTAATAATACTTCGTGATGGAAAAATTGTCTCTGATGGACCCCCACCTGATGAAATCCTGGAAAGAGCATGTAAATATGGAGTATAA
- a CDS encoding ArsA-related P-loop ATPase, with the protein MKIAITGKGGVGKTFISGTLACQYASTGHTTIAIDADTSPNLGLTLGMTESDLDKIIPIAENTSIIEEKTKTDYPGVFKLVFTVDDIITNQSVQTPCGVSLLVMGTVKSMGSGCACPANSVIRNLIGHMITETDEIIIMDMEAGIEHLGRGTAEHVDVMLIVTDAHQASLLTAERIARLAREGGIPRIALVANRVRGEESFTHISNMAISLHVPLAAVIPYDEEIVSAGVRGISPVYCNTPATQAISNLLYWIEGALES; encoded by the coding sequence ATGAAAATAGCCATTACAGGGAAAGGAGGAGTGGGAAAGACATTCATTTCCGGAACACTAGCCTGTCAATATGCTTCTACTGGTCACACGACCATTGCTATCGATGCTGATACATCACCAAACCTTGGTCTGACACTGGGCATGACGGAATCTGATCTTGATAAGATCATACCCATAGCAGAAAATACCTCAATCATTGAAGAAAAGACCAAAACCGACTATCCTGGAGTCTTTAAACTCGTCTTTACCGTGGATGATATCATCACAAACCAGTCTGTTCAGACACCTTGCGGAGTATCCCTTCTGGTCATGGGTACTGTCAAGTCGATGGGTTCAGGGTGTGCCTGCCCGGCAAACAGTGTAATCAGGAATCTTATCGGACATATGATAACTGAAACCGATGAGATCATTATTATGGACATGGAAGCCGGGATTGAGCATCTTGGAAGAGGTACGGCTGAACATGTCGATGTGATGCTTATCGTTACCGATGCACATCAGGCTTCTCTTTTAACTGCGGAGCGTATAGCCCGTCTTGCAAGAGAAGGAGGGATTCCACGAATTGCTCTCGTCGCAAACCGGGTAAGGGGAGAGGAATCATTCACTCACATTTCTAATATGGCAATATCGCTCCATGTACCACTTGCTGCTGTCATTCCCTACGATGAGGAGATCGTTAGTGCCGGAGTCAGGGGTATATCACCGGTCTATTGTAATACTCCGGCAACTCAGGCAATTTCTAACCTTCTCTATTGGATTGAAGGAGCATTAGAATCATGA
- a CDS encoding AAA family ATPase codes for MKTIVIMGRGGTGKTSFVSLIADYFIRTQQTPLLLVDLDPDQSLGEMIGIDLRTEGKKTIAELLEETFIEKGGTTIGIPPSKRIEHKIWEEGMYEGEKLDFIAIGTKWVEGCYCMPDAALRDALSRLIKQYRYVIIDAPGGLEHLNRRVAVKVDDIIDVLGPSAKSFAHLERAKRVAEESGVIYSRFLSVGGFLFPENLTERAKNIPDVKYLGKIAYDQAVAEKTISGDPVFGLDPTNPGPVSVMNILTVAGYMINEQKS; via the coding sequence ATGAAGACAATAGTGATCATGGGGCGGGGAGGAACCGGCAAAACCTCCTTTGTAAGTCTTATTGCCGATTACTTTATTAGAACACAGCAGACACCCCTCCTCCTTGTAGATCTTGATCCTGATCAAAGTCTTGGAGAGATGATTGGAATAGATCTTAGAACGGAAGGGAAAAAGACCATTGCAGAACTTTTGGAAGAAACCTTTATTGAAAAAGGAGGAACCACAATAGGAATTCCACCATCCAAACGGATTGAACACAAAATTTGGGAGGAGGGTATGTATGAAGGAGAGAAATTAGATTTTATTGCAATAGGGACAAAATGGGTTGAAGGATGCTATTGTATGCCTGATGCAGCCCTCCGAGATGCTTTAAGTCGATTAATAAAACAATATCGTTATGTAATTATCGATGCACCGGGAGGGTTGGAACATCTAAACAGAAGAGTTGCTGTTAAGGTTGATGATATAATTGATGTTCTTGGACCATCTGCAAAATCTTTTGCACATCTTGAACGGGCAAAACGGGTAGCAGAAGAGAGTGGCGTTATATATTCCCGGTTTTTATCAGTTGGAGGATTTTTATTCCCTGAAAATCTCACAGAACGTGCGAAAAACATTCCTGATGTGAAATACCTTGGTAAGATTGCATATGATCAGGCCGTAGCTGAAAAAACAATATCTGGAGATCCGGTATTTGGATTAGATCCCACAAATCCTGGGCCGGTTTCTGTTATGAATATACTTACTGTTGCAGGATATATGATCAACGAACAAAAATCTTAA